TTCGTAAACGCCGAGCGAATGGTTAAACCGGCTGTGCTCGGCGCCGTGAAACGTCAAATATGTCGTGCCGAGCTGCTTGATGCGGCGCAGGCGCTGAAATTCTTTTGTGCCGATCAAATCCCAAATCACTTTGTCGCGAACATGTATGTATCGGTGCACCGGATCTTTAAACACTTTTTCTTCGTCAAGCTGCCCGCCGGAATACATCGCATCCTCCTCTTCCGTCTCCAACATACATCTATTATACGCCGTTTCTTTTGGCAAAGAAATAGTTGACTTTTTTCTCCGTCTTTCTCCATTATTGACGGAAAAAACAAAAAATCACCTTCTTTCGGCAAAGAAGGTGATCGGTTATCGCTTTTTCAACCTTTCAGCAATTTTATCAATCAGTTCGTCTTCCGTCAGCGCCGCCACCGGACGGTTGTTGACGAAAGCAAACGTCTTTTTCCGCCCTGGGCCGCAATACGACTGGCAGCCGATTTTGATGACCGCATCCGGATCAAGCTTTTTGAGGCGCGGAATCAATGTTTTTAAATTCGGCGCCTTGCAGTCGTCGCAAACGCGAAACTCATTCGCCATCACTCGTCATCCCTTTCCGCAGCGTTTGCTTTGTGTATTCTACCGCTTTCGTGAGAAAATTGCAAGTTGGCATGCTTTCACCCTTGTAATTTGCCAATCCCATAAACTTGCAACGTATAATTTTTTTCCTTTTGGTCCACCCTTTTACTAGCATGGGAAAAAGGAGTGGAGAACAATGAAACAACGGCAAGACGCTTGGACGGAAGAAGACGATTTATTGTTGGCAGAGACCGTATTGCGCCATGTGCGTGAAGGGAGCACCCAGCTGAACGCGTTTGAAGAAGTCGGCGACAAGCTAAATCGGACATCGGCCGCCTGTGGCTTTCGCTGGAATGCCGTCGTCCGCCATCAGTACGAAGAAGCGCTGCAGCTGGCGAAAAAGCAGCGAAAAGAGCGGCTGCGGCTGCTGGCCAAACAAGGCGGCGCGAAAAAGCGGCGCCTGTATGAACCACCGATGCCGTCATTGGAGGAGTTGGGCGATGTGATGCAGCTGCCAGCTGTCGTCCCATCCTCTCCGCCGCAACAAGTGACGCTTGATCAAGTGATCGCTTTTTTAAAAACGTTCCAATCCCATGAGCGGAAACGGGAGGCGCTGATCAAAGAAAACGAGCGGCTGCGCCGCGAAATTGACGAACTAAAGCAAAAAAATAAAGAACTTGAAGAAAAGGTTGCTAAATTAGAAGAAAATTCGTCGACCGTCCAAGAAGATTTTGAGACGCTCGTGAAAATCATCAACCGAGCGCGCAAAATGGTGTTAAAAGAGGAAGAAGAGCGGGGGCTGACCTTCCGTATGGACCCGAACGGAAACTTAGAGAAAATCGCCGAGTAACGAAAAAGGATGCCGGGTGAAAAGCCGGGCTGATCCCAAAACGCACTCGCGTTTTGGGATCAGCCCCTTTTTTGTTGGCGAACGTCCATCATTCGCGCCAAGGTTGGGCAGGGCATGGGTCGCGGTCAGCAGCGACGAAGCGCCTTATCGAAGCGAAAAGGGCTTTACGGCTCGACTTCTCTCATCGGCTCTCCTGAAGATACGTTGGCATTTCGTTCGACGATGCGCGCCCAATACTGCTCATACCAATTCCATTCGCCGTTCTCGAGGGCAGACGAATATAGCTCGCCGCCAAACGACTGCAGCGTGCGCCAAAGGGCGACAAGCAGCTCATCGATCGACAACTCGCAGCCGAGAAGCTCAGACAGCGACGCCATGACAGCTGGGACAACATCGGGGTAGGCGAATTTCGTTTTCTCTCCTTGGCGGCCGAGCTCATAAAAGCGGCGAATCAGCTCAGCCCGCGCGGCTCCGCTCCCGTTGACGCAAAGGTAGATTTGCACGGCAACGCCGCCGCGCACCCGACGTTGCGAAATGCCGGCAAATTTTTTGCCGCCAATGCTCAAGTCATAGCTCCCCGGGCAATACGAACCGACGATTTCCCCCGCCTCAACGCGGGCGCCGTATGAGGCAAGCATGGCGGCCATGAGCGCGTACATCGCCTCATACCCTTGCTCGATGGCAATCGTGTTTTTCGTTTCCGGAAAAATGAGCGAAATATTCAACACCCCGCTGTCAAGGACAACGGCCAACCCGCCGGAATTGCGGACGACGACGCGATACCCTTCCTGGCGCAAAAACGAAATGGCCTCATCGATGTACGGAAGCTTCGTATCAGCGGCGCCTAAGACGACGGTATTCTCATGCACCCACGTGCGGACGACCGCATCCGACTGTCCCGCACCAACCGCGGTGCATAATGCATCATCGATGGCAAACGATTGTTTCGCATCAAACAGCGGACCGAAATGCGACTGGTCGATGACCCGCCATTTCGGCTGCCGCAGCAATTCATGGCCCATCGCGAGCAACCCCTTGCATAGATCATTCCAACTCTATTCATTATAACATAATCGCCATTAGCAAATGGCGCAAAAAGGACAAGGGGCGCATGCCTCCCTCGTTTTTATCGAGCGGCAGCCCCGTCACTCCCCAAGCGACTGGGCAGCGGTGATGAGCGCGAGCTTGTAGGCGTCTTCGGCGCTGCAGCCGCGCGATAGGTCGTTCACCGGTTTGTTCAGCCCTTGCAAAATCGGGCCGACCGCTTCAAAACCGCCGAGGCGCTGGGCGATTTTGTAGCCGATGTTGCCTGCCTCAAGGCTCGGGAAAATAAAGACATTTGCGTCCCCTTGAATGACCGAGTCCGGCGCTTTCTTTTTCGCCACCTCTGGCACAAACGCGGCGTCAAATTGAAACTCACCGTCAAGGATCAGATCCGGCGCCATTTCCTTCGCCAACCGCACCGCCTCAACGACTTTTTCCGTCTCCGGCGACGAGGCCGACCCTTTCGTGGAAAAGCTTAACAGCGCCACGCGCGGCTTAAGGCCGAACATTTTCGCCGTCTGCGCGCTCTCGACCGCAATTTCAGCCAAATCTTGGCTGTTAGGAGCAATGTTGATGGCGCAATCGGCAAACACATATTTTTCGTCGCCGCGCACCATGATGAACACGCCGGACGTTTTGCGAACGCCTGGCTTCGTTTTAATGATTTGCAAGGCTGGTCGGACCGTATCCGCCGTCGAATGTGCCGCCCCGCTGACGAGGCCGTCGGCCGCTCCCGTATAAACGAGCATCGTACCGAAATAGTTTTCATCGAAAAGCAACTCGCGCGCCGTTTCTTCTGTCACTTTCCCTTTGCGCCGCTCCACAAACGCCGAAACCAGCTCATCAAACCCGCCATAGCGGCGCGGGGTGACAATCTCCACCCCTTCAAGCGGCAAGCCAAGCGCCGCGGCTTTCACCCGCACAGCTTGCTCATCGCCAAGGACGATCGGCTGCAGCACTTGCTCCGTCGCCAAACGGCTCGCCGCCGTTAAGATGCGGTCATCGGTTCCCTCGGGAAACACGATTTTTCGACCCGTACCGGTTACTTTCGCTTTTAATGCCGTAAATAAATCGGTTGTCACGATCCAATCCTCCTTATGCTAGGCCAGCCCGCCCCGGTTAAGGCACGCCCGGCTCATTTCGGCATCCACAAGCCATTTCCACTATTAAGCATACCGCTTCTCGCCAGAAACGCAACGCAGGTAAGCCTTTACAACAAATAATTCACCTTTTGCCACAATTCAGTCTACTTCCACTTTGATACGCTGATAGCCGCTTTTTTGGGCAAACTGTGATATAGTGATACTGTACAATTTGTTGATAAGGAGTGACGATGATGAGCGAAGCGGCCCAAACGTTGGACGGTTGGTATTGTTTGCACGATTTCCGCACGATCGACTGGAGCGCGTGGAAAACACTGCCGAACGAAGAGCGCGAGGCAGCGATCAGTGAGTTTTTAGCGCTTGTCGACCAATGGGAGACGACTGAAAGCGAGAAGCAAGGAAGCCATGCCGTCTACACGATCGTCGGGCAAAAAGCCGATATTTTGTTCATGATTTTGCGGCCGACGCTGGATGAGCTGCATGAAATCGAAACAGCGCTTAACAAAACGAAACTCGCCGACTATTTATTACCTGCGTATTCGTACGTTTCGGTCGTGGAGTTGAGCAACTACTTGGCGTCCGGCAGCGAAGATCCGTACCAAATTCCAGAGGTGCGCCGCCGTTTGTATCCGATTTTGCCGAAAACGAACTACATTTGCTTCTACCCGATGGACAAGCGGCGCCAAGGCAACGACAACTGGTACATGTTATCGATGGAACAGCGGCGCGAACTCATGCGCGCCCACGGCATGACCGGCCGAAAGTACGCCGGCAAAGTGACGCAAATCATCACCGGCTCCGTCGGCTTGGATGATTTTGAATGGGGCGTCACCTTGTTTTCGGATGATGCACTCCAGTTCAAAAAGCTCGTATATGAAATGCGCTTTGACGAAGTGAGCGCCCGCTTTGGCGAATTTGGCTCATTTTTCGTCGGCACCCGGCTGCCGGTGGAAAAGGTGCCTTCTTTCCTCCATGTATGAAGCAAAGCCCCGAACGATACGGGGCTTTGCTTCGTTTTCGCTGCTTTTTGGACAATCATCCCGCTTTTCTGTCATATGCGGCCTGACCGCTCCATACACATAAAAACAGAAAATCTCTTCAGAAACATTCTATTCGTGTGTCACCATTTTCTTGTTCCACCAATAGCCTATTACTGTCGAAATTCACAACGACTGAGGTGACGATATGGGTCAGATCGCTCCCTCCATTGTAGCCCACACAGAAGAGGAAGTAAAGTTGTTGGCTCGGCTCATGCGAGCTGAAGCGGAAGGAGACGGGCGGCTTGGGATGCTCATGGTCGGCAACGTCGGCGTCAACCGCGTCATCGCCGACTGCCTTGACTTCCGCGGCATCCGCTCTATCCGGCAAATGGTGTTTCAAAGCCCGGGCGGTTTTGAGGCGGTGCAAAAAGGGTACTTTTACCAACGGGCGCGCGAAGTGGACATCGGCCTAGCCCGCCAAGTGCTCCGCGGTTGGCGCTACCACCCAGCGACAAACGCCCTTTGGTTTTTTAAACCACCTGAAGGCCAACCGTGCCCACCGCAATGGTTTGGCCAGTGGAACGTCGGCCGCTACAAATCGCATTGCTTTTTTGCACCGACTCCATCCGACTGCCCACGCGTCTATTCTTAATATTGAGGAGGGTTCTTTATGCCGAACAATCCAGAAAATCAATTTTATCCACCTGATGAGGAGCAACAATCATTTTATTATTCGCCGTTCGGTCAAGAACGGCAACAACCGTATGCATCCTATCCATACGGCTATCCGTATCCGCAGCCGTACTATCCGGCGGCGTACCCGTATTATTACTATCCGCAAGCGGCTGCCGCTCCAACCGTGACGCCGGCGACAGCCGCCGCTCCGACGTTCGGTTTGCAGGCGCCGACGTTCACGGCCCCGACACCGACGCCGACCACCGCCGCTGCGCCTGCGGCGGCAGGAGCGGCGATCCCGGGGATGCTGCCGCTCGAAGAGTCGTACATTGAAAACATTTTGCGGTTAAACAAAGGGAAAGTCGCTACCATCTATGCGACGTTTGAAAACAACCGTGAGTGGAATGCCAAGGTGTTTCGCGGCGTCATTGAAGCGGCTGGACGTGACCATGTCATTTTAAGCGACCCACAAACAGGCACACGCTATTTGATCCCGATGATTTACCTCGATTATGTCACGTTTGAAGGAGAAATCGCCTACGAATATCCGTTTGCCGGCGCTACAGCCGCAACACCGCTTGCTACGTATTCTCCACGCTAAACGGAAAAACTGTCTTTTGACAAGAAGGTTGCCGATGGCAACCTTCTTTTTTTGGTTGACGTGATGGCCATCACAAGCTGCTACTACACGGCCTTATATAATGGTGGTAAATGACACAAAAGAGGTGTCTACTGATGGTTTGGACGTCGCGTGATTTCCTGCTGGGGGTACATCTTATCGCGGCGATCATGTGGGTGGGGGGCGTGGCATTCATCGGCTGGGCAGTGTATCCAGCCTCCCAATTCATGCCGCCTCTTGAGCGCCGGCAATTTTTCCGCTCGCTCATGCAGTGGTCGCATCGGCCGCTCGCCGCGGCAAGTGCCGTCGTCATCGCCACTGGCATATGGCTTGGCACAGCCGCCGGACCGATCAACCGTTGGGCAGATGTATGGCAGACCGCCTATGGCCGTGTATGGCTGACCGCCCTTCTCACAGGCATCGCAACGCTCGCTTGGGGGATGTTCGTCGGCTACCGCAAGGCGATGACGGTGTTTTCCAATGAAGACCTTTGGCGCCAAGCCAATGGCGGTGACGATGCGCCGTTAAAAAAAGCGATGACCTCGATCATTGCCGTTCAGTCGGTCGAAGCGGCCGGATTTGTCGTGCTCATCGTATGCATGCTTTTACTCTCCTAACGGAAACGAGGGGTTCGCATTGCGATATGAACATCGTGAAGAAGATCGGCATTGGGTTTACCGTTTTTCATGGCTTCACTTAATGCGCCCGCCGACATGGAGCGGAACGATCAGCCCTGTGCTGGCCGCCACCGCGCTGGCGGCGAAAAAGGGCGCCGTTCGGATCGAGGTGCTGCTGGCGATGTTAGCCGCCTCTGTGCTGATTCAGTCAGCCGTCAACATGCTGAATGACTATTTTGATCGGTTGCGCGGCCAAGACGATGACAAATGGACGAACGGGCATGGCCATGGACCTGCCCATCGCTCGATCCCTGCCGTTGCTGGCGCCATGCTGGCCGTCGCGGTTGCGTTAGGCGCGTACTTGGCGTGGCAAAGCGATCCAGCCATCGCGTGGATCGGCGCCGCAGCGATCATCTGCGGGATCGCCTACTCAGCCGGGCCGCGTCCGCTCGCCTCGCTCGGTTTAGGTGAGTTGACCGCCGCCGTTTGCATGGGGCCGGTCGTGACCGCACTCGCTTATGCCGTACAAGGGCATGTTCCAGACACCGCTCTGTTTGCCTTGTCCATCCCGTTCGCCTTGCTGATCGCCTCGATGATTTTGACAAACAACATCCGCGACATCGAAAAAGACCGGCCGTTTCGCCGCACATTAGCCATCCGGCTCGGACGGAACAACGCCGTGCGCCTTCTCGGGCTTCTTCTCGTCTCCGCCTACTTGTCCATTGCTGCTTTGATCGTTTGGCATATCGTTCCTTTGCTTGCCGCGGTCACAGGGCTCGCGATGCCGCTTGCCATCCGGCTTCGTCTCTGTTTCCGCCCCGGCGCTAGTCGAACCGAGGAAAGAAGCGGCATGAAATGGGCCGCCCGCCATCATTGGGCCGTTGGACTGTTGTTGACGTTGAGTCTATGGCTTTCGCTATAGAGCGGAGAGGGACGGCGGCAAAAAAACGGAGCGCTCCGCTCCTGCGCTCCGTTTACAACCATTTTAATGCCGCATATCCGATCATCACCCAAGCGATTAAAAAGGCGACGCCGCCAAACGGGGTGATGGCGCCAAGCGGCTTGATTTGCGTAACACTTAATACGTACAAACTGCCGGAAAACAGCACAATCCCCGCCAGCATCACCCAGCCCGCCGCACCGATCAGCCCGACATTCGGCGCCTTGCCAGCGAGCAATCCGACAACAAGCAGCCCTAATGCGTGGAACATCTGGTATTGGACCGCCGTTTTCCAAATCTCCAAATAACGATCCGGAATCTTCCCTTCCAGCCCGTGCGCGCCAAACGCTCCCAATGCGACGGCTAAAAACGCATTGAGCGCGCCGAGAAGGATGAATGTTTTCATAGCTGTTCCGCCTTTCTAATGAAAGATTGTTTTCCCTCATTCATTAATAATAATGGGAATGTTCCCCGACAACAAATTACTAATGTATGTCAGCCACTTCACTCGACAGAACCGGTCAATGGGGAGCGCTACCGACAAGACCCGCATCCAAGCCGGAGAACCGCTTCTTGTTCTTTGGCGCAAACAAGGACAAGCGGTTTAAAGGAGTTCTGTTGATCAAGAATCCCTGTGGAGAAGGCCGTTCCACGGGGATTCGCTGTCCCACTCTCAGAAATCCAGCAACGACTCTCCGTTCGCCTCATCGTCAATGTCAGGGGAGCGTCCCCCGACAGAAACGGCTCCAAGCGAAAGCCCGCCAGCAACCGAAATCGGCCCGCCGACGACAAGCGGCCCGGCTGCGGCAGACGAAGCGGACGGCTGCGGATGGCTTGTTGCCTCCAACATCAAATCGCATAAAACGCGAATGGCGGCGACGTGTTCACGCACCCGCTGCAGGTCGTTCGTGGACCTCGCTTTCCGCAGCTCATCTTCCATCTTGGCGATAACGGCCGCAAACGAGATGGACATCATTCTCTCCTCCTTATTCAGCACGGACGCCGATGTTTTCGATTTGCCAGTCGATCGGTTCGCGTCCGCATTTCATCAAAAACGCGTTCGTCCGCGAAAACGGGCGATGGCCGAAAAAGCCGCGCGCGGCGGAAAACGGGCTCGGGTGCGGCGCTTCAATAATCAGATGGCGCGGATTCGTAATCCGTTCTTTTTTCTCCTGAGCGTTCCGGCCCCAAAGCAAAAAGACGACCGGATCGTCTTTTTCATTGACGAGTTCAATGACGCGGTCGGTGAATTGTTCCCACCCTTTGCCGCGGTGGGAGTTCGCCTGGCCGCGGCGGACGGTCAGCACCGTGTTTAACAATAACACCCCTTGCTCGGCCCATTTCACGAGATAGCCGTTATCTGGTATGTAGCAGCCAAGGTCATCATGCAGCTCTTTGAAGATGTTGACTAATGACGGCGGCACCGGTACGCCGGGCTTGACGGAAAAACTCAACCCGTGCGCCTGCCCCGGGCCGTGGTACGGATCTTGCCCGAGCAGCACGACTTTGACGTTTGCATACGGTGTATAATGAAGGGCGTTGAAAATATCGTGCATATCCGGATAAATCGTCCGCGTTCGGTACTCCACTTTTAAAAATTCGCGCAGCTTCAAGTAGTATGGTTTTTGAAACTCCTCTTCAAGCAGCGGAGCCCAGTCGTTTTTGAGAATCGGCATTGCGAGCAACTCCTTTGCCATCGGCTTTTTCCTTTTATCATTGTAACCAAAAAGACCCCAGCGTCAAAGCGAAGTGAATGTTCAGATTGAGGCAACCACAGCGAAACCTGTTTCCCCAACAGGAAATGCGCCAATCCCCTGCCTCAGCCATCAAAAATTGAGGGAAAGATCAAAATATCCACGAAATCAACCAGCGGAGCAGCCAGACGCCAAGCAACACGTATAAAAAAATGATCAGCGCCCCAGCGGCCCAATTCGTCGGTTTGCCTTGCTTGGCGAGCTCTTCCGCCCGCGCCCGGTGTTCGGCGACGATGTCTTTCGGCAGCCATTTCAGCGCCAAGTAAATGCCTAGCGGCACAAGCAACAAATCATCGATATACCCAAGAACCGGAACGAAATCGGGAATCAAATCGATCGGGCTGAACGCATACGCCGCAACGCCAAGCATAAAGAGCCGCAGCCAGACAGAGATGCGCCGATCGCGGCTGGCCGAATACAAGACAAAAATTTCCCGTTTCAGCGCCCTTGCCCATTCTTTCCACTTTGTGAACATCGCGTTCCCCTGCCCTTTCCTGTTTCATATAGTATAAAATATGGGTATAGGAGTGTAAACATTGCAAGGTGGACAACCTTCCCGCACCATCATCCAGCTAACTCATTGATTATGTGAGGTGAACGGCTATGGACAGGAAACGATTTCATATCGTGCATGATGAACAGCCGGATCGGCATGTTGTATACATAAAAGGGGAGCTTGATCTAGCGACGGCCGAACAGTTTCAACGCGCCGTCGAGCCGCTCGCTGGCGATGCGTCGAAGCCGCTCGTCATCCGCCTTGAAGAGTTGTCGTATATCGACAGCACCGGCATCGGGATGTTTGTCGCACTGCTGAAAACACGCAAAAAACAAGAAGCGCCGTTTATGATTGAGAACGTGCCGCCGAAAGTCCAACGCTTGTTTGATTTAACCGGCGTATCCTACTTGTTTTCGACAATGAATGACACGACAGAAAGGATCGAGGGGCAATCATGAAAGAGCATGAAACCGTCGTACAGCTGTCGATTCCTGCTGATGCGCAGTTTATCGATGTCGCTCGTTTGACGCTATACGGGCTGGCCGCCAAGATGGGATTTTCCTATGAAGAGATTGAAGATATGAAAGTGGCCATCTCAGAAGCGTGCAACAACGCTGTTTTGCATGCGTACAACGGAAGGGGCGGCGTCATTCATCTTCGCTTTGAGATGCGCGCCGATGCACTTTCAATCATCATTAAAGACGAGGGCAAAGGGTTTGATTACAAACGGGTGGCCAAGCAAGCAGCGCCCCTGTCCGCGAAGCCGCTTGAAGACGTCAAAGCTGGCGGCCTCGGCCTGTTTTTGATGGAAGCGCTCATGGACGATGTCACCGTCACCACAAAGGGCGGAACGGAAGTCCGCCTGACGAAATTCCGCCATCGCGGCGAAGGAGAGCATGCCCATGACTGTATATCCCCCTCCTCTGTCCAAGAGCAAGCTTGACGCCCTCATTTCCGCCTATCAACAAACAAAAACGGAAGAAGCGGCGACCGCCTTGCTCGTGCGCTTCGAGCCGCTCATTGCGGCCGCAGCGAAAAAAATGGCGCGCAGCCGCCCTGACTTTTACGAAGACTTGTTTCAGATCGGACGGCTGTCGTTTTTGCGCCTCCTCGATCATTATGACCCGAGCCAAGGTGCAAGCTTTGAGTCATACGCCATGAAAAGCTTGATCGGCTATATGAAAAACTATTTGCGCGACAAAGCATGGTACATCCAAGTACCGCGCAAGGTGAAAGAAAAAGGAAGCAAAGTGCAGCAGGCGATCGATGAGCTGACCGTCAAGCTCGAGCGTTCGCCGACGCTCGATGAGATCGCCGGCCACTTAGGCTTATCGGTCGAAGAAACGATCGAAATTTTGGCCGGACGGGACCATTACCAAGCCGTTTCGCTCGATGCCCCGGTGCAAGATGGGGAAAAGGATGCGACGACGATCGGTGAATTCGTCGCTGATGAAGCGAACGAAATCGAGTCACTGATCGAGCGAATGGATTTAGAGCAGGCGATCGGCAAACTGAGCGAGCAAGAACAAATCGTCATCGACGCCATCTTCCGGCGCGGGGAAACGCAGCGCTCGTTAGCCGAGAGGCTCGGCGTCTCGCAAATGACAATCAGCCGCATTCAAAAGCGGGCCATCGCGAAATTGAAGCGGCAGCTCGCCGCCTATTCGCCATAACGGTCAAACATCGCGCCGCCTTACGCATCAAGCGGTCGAACTGCCCATGCTAGCGGCGGCGCAGCAGCAACAACGTCTGGTCATCTTTTTGTTCGTATTGATGATACGCTTGAATATGCTCGTACAACTCGCGCACGATCTCCGGCGCCGGCTGATCAAGGTTGACGCGGGCGACCATCGCGGCGAGAACGGAAAAGTCATCGTCCGCCTCTTCGGTACGCTTTTCCGTCACCCCGTCGGTGTACAGCAGCACAAAATCGCCTGGTTCAAGCACAACCGATTTGGTCTCAAATGAAAATTGCGGAAACAAGCCGAGCGCGCAGCCTTTGGCGCCTAGCGGCACGCATTGCTTCGTTTTCGCCCGATACCAAAGCGCCGGTTCGTGTCCAGCGCACGCGTACGAGAACGTATGTGTTTTTTCGTTGTAATTGCCGACAAACATCGTGACAAACATCGACGGCTCCGTGTAGTCGTAGGCGAATCGGTTCAGCAGGTCAAGATATACGTGCGGCTGTGTTCCGTAATGGACGGTCCGGTCCAGAATAAATTTCATCAGCGTCATGAGCATCGCCGCTGGAATGCCTTTTCCCGATACATCGGCAATGCCGACGGACACCGATGTTTGATGGACAGCAAAGTGATAAAAATCGCCGCTCAACACTCGGGCAGGGACGCTGAGGACACCGATGTCGATGTACGAAGGCAAGTTCACTTTCGAAGATGTCTGCAAAAGCGACCGCTGCATATTTGCGGCAAGCGACAGTTCAAAGTCGAGTTGTTCGCGTTCACGCTCAAGCCGCTCTTTCTCTTTTTTCTCCGTCATGTCGCGCAAGACGGCGACAAGCCCCGCCAGCGCACCGTTTTCCAACACCGGCGCCAGCGTATAACCGACTGGCAGGCAGACGCCGTCGCGGCGGCGAAACGGCTCCTCCTCGACGCGAATCACCTCGCCGCTTTTCAGCCGTTTGACGACGCGCCGCAGCTGCTTCCAATCCCACTTGTCGCCGTCTGGCCCCGCGAGCGAGACAAACGAAAACAGTGGCTTGCCTTTCGCCTCTTCCAAAGTGGCGCCGATCAACCGGCTCGCCTCC
Above is a window of Geobacillus thermoleovorans DNA encoding:
- a CDS encoding sigma-70 family RNA polymerase sigma factor; the encoded protein is MTVYPPPLSKSKLDALISAYQQTKTEEAATALLVRFEPLIAAAAKKMARSRPDFYEDLFQIGRLSFLRLLDHYDPSQGASFESYAMKSLIGYMKNYLRDKAWYIQVPRKVKEKGSKVQQAIDELTVKLERSPTLDEIAGHLGLSVEETIEILAGRDHYQAVSLDAPVQDGEKDATTIGEFVADEANEIESLIERMDLEQAIGKLSEQEQIVIDAIFRRGETQRSLAERLGVSQMTISRIQKRAIAKLKRQLAAYSP
- a CDS encoding SpoIIE family protein phosphatase: MAATLAAGLFGVLLFAGGQLLLLPEFYHPIHLSLGFAAVVVCWLVALQGWAVFPHTLSTERLMMGALFFSAGALFSVHFVLSFTEDDVLAALFSLAARFTLAWGLLFLFSRPDEVMERQSGQRWQAFLAAFLYTAAVSLFIHITSPFWPAHGTSRWPFWWRAGEGAVGLLDAAAAVFAWRRFRQGRAPASLYWSMALLLFALGQWLLMLGSGYGLWGQLYEMAGFLYVVRAMYMETVEKPYVELKHREQQLEMMANALGEGLLMVNRDGQIVWMNPEASRLIGATLEEAKGKPLFSFVSLAGPDGDKWDWKQLRRVVKRLKSGEVIRVEEEPFRRRDGVCLPVGYTLAPVLENGALAGLVAVLRDMTEKKEKERLEREREQLDFELSLAANMQRSLLQTSSKVNLPSYIDIGVLSVPARVLSGDFYHFAVHQTSVSVGIADVSGKGIPAAMLMTLMKFILDRTVHYGTQPHVYLDLLNRFAYDYTEPSMFVTMFVGNYNEKTHTFSYACAGHEPALWYRAKTKQCVPLGAKGCALGLFPQFSFETKSVVLEPGDFVLLYTDGVTEKRTEEADDDFSVLAAMVARVNLDQPAPEIVRELYEHIQAYHQYEQKDDQTLLLLRRR